In the genome of Rhodamnia argentea isolate NSW1041297 unplaced genomic scaffold, ASM2092103v1 Rarg_v2.18, whole genome shotgun sequence, one region contains:
- the LOC125313366 gene encoding LOW QUALITY PROTEIN: cytochrome c biogenesis CcmF N-terminal-like mitochondrial protein 2 (The sequence of the model RefSeq protein was modified relative to this genomic sequence to represent the inferred CDS: deleted 1 base in 1 codon), producing the protein MERKIPLLRLFLGPPARTQWSGWLVVSGSRRNASFMPRVLATARIHSVILPLLHSWTSFLNIVTFLCCVLGTFSIRSGLLASVHSFATDDTRGIFLWRFFLLMTGISMILCSQMKQQASVRRTYKKEMVVTRSTLVHLRHSARAQPRPLRLWKN; encoded by the exons ATGGAAAGAAAGATACCGCTACTTCGCCTCTTTCTTGGACCGCCGGCGCGAACACAGTG GTCGGGGTGGCTGGTGGTTTCGGGATCCCGTAGA AATGCTTCTTTTATGCCTCGGGTATTAGCCACAGCTCGTATTCATTCAGTAATTCTACCCCTTCTTCATTCTTGGACCTCGTTTCTTAATATTGTGACTTTTCTATGCTGTGTCTTAGGAACCTTTTCAATACGGTCCGGATTGCTAGCTTCCGTTCATAGTTTTGCTACAGATGATACACGAGGAATCTTTTTATGGCGGTTCTTCCTTCTAATGACCGGCATATCTATGATTCTTTGCTCCCAGATGAAGCAGCAGGCATCGGTCCGTAGAACCTATAAAAAAGAGATGGTTGTGACGCGAAGTACTCTTGTGCACCTACGTCACTCGGCTCGCGCGCAACCCCGCCCCCTTAGGTTATGG